A region of Salinibacter sp. 10B DNA encodes the following proteins:
- a CDS encoding sulfatase-like hydrolase/transferase: MLRFRPRLSGLLLFVLVFIFGGCSSSAPDTDASSTVAKWPERPNIVWISVEDIGPRLGAYGDSLARTPTLDRLAEQGMRFTNAFTTAGVCAPNRAAIITGMHQSSIGAHHMRTTHEAPGLPTPYSAVPPPHVKTFTEYLRDAGYFTTNDGKTDYNFETPETAWDVNRYDSTAHWRNERRRDEQPFFSVFNINTTHESQDWRSASDTLITDPSAVSVPPYLPNTDSVRRHFARHYDNIAEMDAQVNRILQQLEADGLADETVVFFWSDHGAGFPRHKRWVYDSGIHVPLLVRWPDVIEPGPVNDELVSSVDFGPTVLSLAGVDVPRHMQGRPFLGPQDEGERDYVYAARDRFDESYDRVRAVRDDRYKYIRNDFPQKPYVLHVPYRNRNVTMRALLRGDRNGTLTDVQELWMRDTRPAEELYDTQADPHEINNLADDPEHQEVLRRLRTELDDWMNRIDDQGRTAEDQMVADLYAPGTDGEQPTTHTPVVVPRMSQEIPVPVQNEIRLPGPRKVRLYSGTHGASIAYTFETGDNPYWKLYDGPLRIDSSTTIRAKAIRYGYEESDVRTVDLIVKQE, encoded by the coding sequence ATGCTCCGTTTCCGCCCCCGCCTAAGCGGCCTTCTCCTCTTCGTGCTGGTGTTCATCTTCGGGGGCTGTAGCTCCTCCGCCCCCGACACGGATGCCTCCTCAACCGTCGCGAAGTGGCCGGAGCGCCCGAACATCGTCTGGATTTCCGTGGAGGACATCGGGCCGCGGCTTGGGGCCTACGGCGACTCACTGGCCCGCACGCCCACGCTCGACCGCCTGGCGGAGCAGGGCATGCGGTTCACGAATGCGTTCACGACCGCGGGCGTCTGCGCCCCCAACCGGGCGGCCATCATCACCGGGATGCACCAGTCCTCCATTGGCGCTCATCACATGCGGACGACGCATGAGGCTCCCGGCTTGCCCACCCCGTACTCGGCCGTACCACCACCGCACGTGAAAACGTTCACCGAGTACCTGCGGGACGCCGGGTACTTTACCACGAACGACGGCAAGACCGACTACAACTTTGAGACGCCGGAAACGGCCTGGGACGTCAACCGCTACGACTCGACGGCCCACTGGCGCAACGAGCGCCGACGCGACGAGCAGCCCTTCTTTTCGGTCTTCAACATCAACACGACGCACGAGAGCCAGGACTGGCGAAGTGCGAGCGATACGCTCATCACCGACCCGTCGGCCGTGTCGGTGCCGCCCTACCTGCCGAACACCGACTCGGTACGCCGCCATTTTGCCCGGCACTACGACAACATTGCGGAGATGGACGCGCAGGTGAACCGCATTCTCCAGCAGCTGGAGGCGGACGGCCTGGCCGACGAAACGGTGGTCTTCTTCTGGAGCGACCACGGTGCCGGCTTTCCGCGACATAAGCGCTGGGTGTACGACTCCGGCATCCACGTCCCTCTGCTGGTGCGGTGGCCGGACGTGATCGAACCTGGCCCCGTAAACGACGAGCTCGTGAGCTCGGTGGATTTTGGCCCGACGGTGCTGTCGCTGGCAGGCGTGGACGTGCCCCGCCACATGCAGGGACGGCCGTTCCTCGGCCCGCAAGACGAGGGCGAGCGCGACTACGTCTACGCCGCCCGTGATCGGTTCGACGAATCGTACGACCGGGTGCGGGCCGTACGCGATGACCGGTACAAGTACATCCGCAACGACTTTCCCCAGAAACCCTACGTTCTCCATGTCCCCTACCGCAACCGAAACGTAACCATGCGGGCCCTCCTCCGCGGCGACCGCAACGGGACGCTCACGGACGTGCAAGAGCTCTGGATGCGCGACACGCGTCCGGCGGAGGAGCTCTACGACACGCAGGCCGATCCGCACGAGATCAACAACCTGGCCGACGATCCTGAACATCAGGAGGTGCTGCGGCGACTGCGGACCGAGCTGGACGACTGGATGAATCGGATCGACGACCAGGGGCGGACGGCCGAAGACCAGATGGTGGCAGACCTGTACGCTCCGGGAACGGACGGCGAGCAACCCACGACCCACACGCCGGTGGTGGTGCCCCGGATGAGTCAGGAGATTCCCGTGCCGGTACAGAATGAAATTCGCCTGCCCGGCCCTCGGAAGGTGCGGCTCTACTCCGGCACGCACGGCGCCTCCATCGCCTACACGTTCGAGACCGGCGACAACCCGTACTGGAAGCTCTACGACGGTCCCCTCCGGATCGACTCTTCCACCACGATCCGCGCGAAAGCCATCCGCTACGGCTACGAGGAGAGCGACGTGCGGACGGTGGACCTCATCGTGAAGCAGGAATGA
- a CDS encoding MFS transporter → MNSNDRSIIGLVMVAHGLVHTYELSIPIFMTVWLAEFGVSEAVLGSLVGTGYFLFGVGALPGGVLVDRFGARRLIAGCLAGMGGAFVLLGWAPDVWAVAGALVLWGAAASVYHPAGLSLISTGVRQRGRGLAWHGIAGNVGIAGGPLITALLLLAFDWSVVAWMLAVPALGGTALALRASFDERAAVRPDADESEAPASSPVGLRAFGARTATLFTVSFAVVFGAAALSGLYYRGVLTFLPDLLTPLVTIDLPIDVEAGRYVYAGLLMVGVFGQYVGGRLTERGAPERGLAGAFAGLSVVALCFLPVSQTGTVGLLAASVVLGFALFVIQPLYQATVAEYSPAEARGLSYGYTYLAVFGVGALGAALAGALLQYAGQFLLFSVLAGTAGLGAGLSAWLALRRPSVDAVSEAS, encoded by the coding sequence ATGAATTCGAATGACCGGTCCATTATCGGGCTTGTGATGGTGGCCCATGGCCTCGTGCATACCTACGAGTTGTCCATTCCCATCTTCATGACCGTATGGCTCGCGGAGTTTGGGGTATCGGAGGCTGTGCTTGGAAGCCTGGTGGGAACCGGGTATTTTCTCTTCGGAGTTGGGGCTTTGCCGGGGGGAGTGCTTGTTGACCGGTTTGGGGCGCGACGCCTCATTGCCGGATGCCTTGCGGGCATGGGAGGAGCCTTTGTATTGCTTGGATGGGCTCCGGACGTGTGGGCCGTAGCGGGGGCACTCGTGCTATGGGGAGCGGCAGCGAGCGTCTACCATCCTGCAGGGCTCTCGCTCATCAGTACCGGGGTGCGGCAGCGGGGACGAGGTCTGGCCTGGCATGGAATTGCGGGGAATGTGGGCATCGCCGGCGGACCGCTCATTACCGCTCTGCTCTTGCTCGCCTTCGACTGGTCGGTCGTGGCGTGGATGCTTGCCGTGCCCGCCCTTGGAGGGACCGCTTTGGCCCTTCGCGCTTCCTTCGACGAACGAGCTGCCGTCCGGCCCGACGCAGACGAATCGGAAGCGCCAGCGTCGTCTCCGGTAGGCCTCCGGGCTTTCGGGGCGCGAACAGCCACCCTCTTCACGGTGAGCTTTGCAGTTGTTTTTGGAGCGGCTGCCCTCTCCGGGCTCTACTACCGCGGTGTACTTACCTTCTTGCCCGACCTTCTCACGCCGCTCGTTACGATCGATCTGCCGATTGATGTCGAGGCTGGGCGATACGTGTACGCAGGCCTGTTAATGGTCGGGGTGTTCGGGCAGTATGTGGGGGGGCGGCTGACCGAGCGGGGGGCGCCGGAGCGTGGATTGGCGGGCGCCTTTGCCGGACTCTCCGTTGTAGCACTGTGCTTTCTTCCGGTCTCGCAAACGGGGACAGTGGGTTTGCTCGCGGCGAGCGTTGTGCTGGGATTTGCTCTGTTCGTTATACAGCCGTTGTACCAGGCTACGGTCGCCGAGTATAGCCCCGCCGAGGCGCGAGGATTGTCGTATGGATACACGTACCTCGCCGTTTTTGGGGTAGGGGCATTGGGGGCCGCCCTTGCGGGGGCGTTGCTCCAGTATGCGGGGCAGTTTCTTCTGTTCAGCGTATTGGCGGGTACTGCCGGTCTTGGGGCAGGCCTGAGTGCCTGGCTGGCGCTTCGCCGTCCGTCGGTGGATGCTGTGTCGGAGGCGTCATAG
- a CDS encoding outer membrane protein transport protein — protein MTLTDVTRYSERLPAAGGERAGMAGAGLLAGVGELGALFGNPAGLGWLSGSALGVDFAVQRARSNAEFVTPSVSTSAERTVSDYQLGSLAGAYSFPTERGSLVLGLSLHPITTFERGSDVSGSNRSTSITGTFLPTSFEVDGNEIVFDDVRSRIAYEAGAIDFSQAVFENEEYPFFAAANPRSPAVSSQMELRQQENIRRSGQVNELATGGAVEVASGIMLGGGVNIQFGTYTFERFYQESDASDLLPPEDPNNPQTPYDPYFLEGTTLEGFRTVRLEERIDTEINGVNLRFGLSAQMTSALRGGLRIESPTWFSLTRTYGTLIQTDFDCDFSLSGAACPQGGIEGLESGDLTGADREYRIRTPWRLGVGLQYRLADLTVAGDVEMIDWTQARVRADDASFTALNRQIEDLEATFNSRIGAAYSLSQAVLRAGVAYRPDPRTLDFQDIDGQTTNGDRLFLSAGLSYTPDDQLALHVNWLQERFDDEFVSYADGPPFVRERIARSQFQLGITYRP, from the coding sequence GTGACGCTCACCGACGTGACCCGTTACTCGGAGCGGCTTCCTGCGGCTGGGGGCGAACGGGCCGGCATGGCGGGAGCGGGACTTCTCGCAGGCGTTGGGGAACTGGGCGCTCTGTTTGGCAATCCCGCCGGGCTTGGATGGCTGTCGGGTTCTGCGCTTGGGGTCGACTTTGCCGTGCAGCGGGCACGATCAAACGCGGAGTTCGTCACCCCTAGTGTCAGCACATCGGCAGAGCGGACCGTGAGCGACTACCAGCTTGGATCGCTCGCCGGGGCCTACTCCTTTCCTACCGAGCGGGGATCCCTGGTGCTGGGCCTTTCGCTCCATCCCATCACCACATTCGAACGGGGCAGCGACGTATCCGGAAGCAACCGGTCTACCTCCATTACCGGCACGTTTCTGCCGACCAGTTTTGAGGTGGATGGAAACGAGATCGTTTTTGACGACGTGCGTTCTCGCATTGCCTACGAGGCCGGGGCCATCGACTTCTCACAGGCGGTCTTTGAGAATGAGGAGTATCCGTTCTTTGCGGCGGCCAACCCTCGCTCCCCGGCCGTAAGCAGCCAAATGGAGCTTCGTCAGCAGGAAAATATTCGTCGATCGGGACAGGTGAACGAACTGGCGACCGGAGGTGCGGTGGAGGTCGCTTCGGGCATTATGCTGGGAGGGGGCGTCAATATCCAGTTTGGCACGTACACCTTCGAGCGCTTTTACCAGGAGTCCGACGCAAGTGATCTCCTGCCGCCCGAAGATCCCAACAATCCGCAGACGCCCTACGATCCCTACTTCTTGGAGGGGACGACCCTCGAAGGATTCCGCACGGTTCGGCTGGAAGAGCGCATCGACACCGAAATCAATGGGGTCAACCTGCGGTTCGGGCTTTCGGCACAAATGACCTCCGCGCTCCGTGGAGGGCTCCGGATCGAGTCGCCGACCTGGTTCAGTTTGACGAGAACATACGGCACGCTCATTCAGACGGACTTTGACTGCGACTTTTCGCTTTCCGGGGCTGCCTGCCCGCAAGGGGGCATCGAGGGACTGGAAAGTGGAGATCTCACCGGGGCCGATCGGGAATACCGGATTCGCACGCCCTGGCGGCTTGGGGTGGGCTTGCAGTACCGTCTCGCTGACCTCACGGTGGCAGGGGATGTGGAGATGATAGACTGGACGCAGGCGCGAGTGCGTGCCGACGACGCTAGTTTCACGGCCCTCAACCGTCAGATTGAGGATCTGGAGGCGACCTTCAATTCCCGGATTGGAGCGGCGTATTCCCTTAGTCAGGCGGTCCTTCGCGCCGGGGTGGCGTATCGGCCCGATCCCCGAACCCTGGACTTTCAGGATATCGATGGGCAGACGACGAATGGAGATCGACTCTTCCTGTCGGCGGGGCTTAGCTACACGCCCGACGATCAGTTGGCTCTTCACGTCAATTGGCTCCAGGAGCGCTTCGACGACGAGTTTGTTTCATACGCCGATGGTCCCCCGTTTGTACGAGAACGCATTGCCCGAAGCCAGTTTCAGCTTGGGATTACGTATCGGCCGTAG
- a CDS encoding carboxymuconolactone decarboxylase family protein: MSSSLTDDVRQSAQTAYGGVPNFLDAMNAHTGVPGAVYVAADEALMDGLLSPAEQQAVLLTISAHHDSRYDSVAHARLAMDAGLSPTVVNRLLAGKLPEDERLRALVEATRQTYDERGWLDPEIVQNLEDRGVGRGELYEIFALYGMKTFSSFVNHIADPEIDPSLKSTEDALDNVPEKPSTLEMRRLVIG, encoded by the coding sequence ATGTCTTCTTCCCTCACCGACGACGTGCGCCAGTCTGCGCAGACGGCGTACGGAGGCGTGCCCAACTTTTTGGATGCCATGAACGCCCACACCGGCGTGCCGGGGGCCGTATACGTGGCGGCCGATGAGGCCCTCATGGACGGGCTCCTCTCCCCAGCCGAGCAACAGGCCGTTCTTCTGACCATCTCGGCCCACCACGATAGCCGGTACGACAGCGTGGCACACGCCCGCCTTGCGATGGATGCAGGCCTTTCTCCCACGGTCGTGAACCGGCTTCTCGCTGGCAAGTTGCCCGAAGACGAGCGACTGCGCGCACTCGTCGAGGCCACGCGCCAGACCTACGATGAGCGCGGCTGGCTCGACCCAGAGATCGTGCAGAACCTCGAGGACCGAGGGGTTGGTCGCGGCGAGCTGTACGAGATCTTTGCGCTCTACGGCATGAAAACCTTCAGCAGCTTTGTGAATCATATTGCGGACCCGGAGATCGACCCGTCCCTCAAGTCGACCGAGGACGCGCTCGACAATGTGCCGGAGAAGCCCTCAACCCTGGAAATGAGGCGACTCGTGATTGGATGA
- a CDS encoding carboxymuconolactone decarboxylase family protein, giving the protein MARAASASTTQEVQNSAREALGFLPNLIKELSEHNPAAAKLYLATTNLLDEGGSLTTPEQEVVLLTVSRYNDCHYCTSVHGKMAMSVGLDRETVETINSGGLPSDDRLRVLVQATRLMLDKRGWLDDEDLDTLKQKGVDRAELYEINALIGIKTFSNYVNHVAQTEIDSQFEF; this is encoded by the coding sequence ATGGCCCGCGCTGCGTCTGCCTCCACCACACAAGAAGTCCAAAATTCGGCTCGTGAAGCCCTCGGGTTCTTACCCAACCTCATCAAAGAACTGAGTGAGCATAACCCTGCTGCTGCCAAGCTCTATCTCGCCACGACGAACCTTCTCGACGAGGGCGGCTCACTCACGACACCGGAGCAGGAGGTGGTGTTGCTCACCGTTTCCCGCTACAATGATTGCCATTACTGCACCAGTGTACACGGCAAGATGGCCATGTCGGTGGGGCTCGACCGTGAAACCGTCGAGACCATCAACAGCGGCGGCCTTCCTTCCGACGACCGGCTGCGGGTGCTCGTACAGGCCACGCGTCTAATGCTCGACAAGCGGGGGTGGCTCGACGACGAAGACCTCGATACCCTGAAGCAAAAAGGAGTCGACCGGGCTGAGCTCTACGAGATCAATGCCCTCATCGGCATCAAAACCTTTAGCAATTACGTCAATCACGTAGCTCAGACGGAAATCGACTCGCAGTTTGAATTTTAA
- a CDS encoding glycosyltransferase family protein, with translation MSVRCLFIVQGEGRGHLTQALSLRRRLRVAGHQVAEVIVGKSQCRTVPSFFRDGFDAPVSFVDSPSFVPDEDDRSVRPWATLVHELTRTPTFLDSLATIQAATERHDPDVIVNFFEPLGGFFAARYRPTVPMVAIGHQYMFQHPDYQFPPGRWWKRIVARTFASVTAWGAARRLALSLYPVRSSSNGPVVLPPLLREAVFQQSTEHTAPFFLVYILNSGYAREIIQWHEQNPAVPLHCFWDRPDAAEVDKYDDTLTFHQLDDEKFLSFMARCRGFVSTAGFESVAEARYLGTPVQVVPVEGHFEQLCNAFDTVRARAGIRSRRFDLSQLQAFLPHYTVDPSAFREWVKHSRDRFVCHIEAAAERRTAPQSPTVPDRALSVMKPAP, from the coding sequence ATGTCTGTGCGCTGCCTCTTTATCGTACAGGGGGAGGGACGGGGACATCTCACTCAGGCCCTTTCCCTGCGTCGCCGGTTGAGAGTGGCCGGCCATCAGGTCGCCGAGGTCATTGTCGGGAAGAGTCAGTGCCGAACCGTACCGTCCTTTTTTCGGGACGGCTTTGACGCTCCGGTTTCCTTCGTGGACAGTCCCAGCTTTGTGCCCGACGAAGACGACCGCTCGGTCCGCCCCTGGGCGACGCTCGTGCACGAGCTCACCCGCACCCCCACCTTCCTCGACAGTCTCGCCACAATTCAAGCGGCGACGGAACGGCACGACCCGGACGTCATCGTCAACTTCTTCGAGCCCCTCGGCGGCTTTTTTGCGGCCCGCTACCGCCCCACGGTGCCCATGGTTGCCATTGGGCATCAGTACATGTTTCAGCATCCGGACTACCAGTTTCCGCCCGGTCGGTGGTGGAAGCGAATCGTGGCCCGCACCTTCGCCTCGGTGACAGCATGGGGAGCTGCTCGTCGGCTGGCCCTTTCCCTTTATCCGGTACGCTCCTCTTCGAACGGACCGGTCGTGCTTCCCCCTCTGCTCCGGGAGGCCGTCTTCCAGCAATCGACTGAGCACACCGCTCCTTTCTTCCTCGTCTACATCCTCAACAGTGGCTACGCCCGCGAAATTATCCAGTGGCACGAACAGAACCCAGCCGTGCCTCTACACTGCTTCTGGGATCGCCCCGACGCCGCTGAGGTGGACAAATACGACGATACCCTTACCTTCCACCAGCTCGACGACGAGAAATTTCTCTCGTTCATGGCCCGCTGCCGGGGCTTTGTATCAACGGCCGGGTTTGAATCCGTCGCTGAAGCCCGGTACCTGGGCACGCCGGTGCAGGTCGTTCCGGTCGAAGGTCATTTCGAACAGCTCTGCAACGCGTTCGACACGGTCCGTGCCCGCGCCGGCATCCGAAGCCGGCGCTTCGACCTCAGCCAGCTGCAGGCCTTTCTGCCCCACTACACCGTTGACCCGTCCGCCTTCCGGGAGTGGGTTAAGCATTCCCGAGACCGATTTGTGTGCCACATTGAGGCCGCCGCAGAACGCCGAACGGCGCCGCAGTCTCCGACGGTTCCGGACCGCGCCCTGTCGGTGATGAAGCCTGCTCCGTAA
- a CDS encoding metalloregulator ArsR/SmtB family transcription factor has protein sequence MEDLSQAFKALGHPHRLALVRRLIDQAVTCEEQSETDCEFASNCCDFGELAQEIGVGKPTVSHHLKVLRQAGLVEREQDGRRVHCHVNADRLNELRSFLDLESTPAPEPA, from the coding sequence ATGGAGGACTTAAGTCAGGCATTTAAAGCACTTGGGCATCCGCACCGACTGGCCCTGGTCCGTCGGCTCATCGATCAGGCGGTTACGTGCGAGGAACAGTCTGAGACGGACTGCGAGTTTGCCTCTAATTGCTGCGACTTCGGTGAGCTCGCCCAGGAAATTGGGGTCGGAAAGCCGACCGTCTCTCATCATCTGAAGGTCCTTCGGCAAGCGGGCCTGGTGGAGCGTGAACAGGACGGCCGTCGGGTGCACTGCCACGTCAATGCCGATCGGCTGAATGAGCTTCGCTCTTTTCTCGACCTCGAATCCACGCCCGCCCCCGAACCCGCATAG
- the arsN2 gene encoding arsenic resistance N-acetyltransferase ArsN2 gives MPIVPATSADRPSIVDLLSRVGLPHDDLSNNLLSHFCVLRTNGVVQGTVGLEPVERAALLRSLAVHPNVRGQGHGTALVQAAEAHARTQNLHTLYLLTTTAAPFFRDRGYTPHPRNAVPSPIAQTDEFSRLCPDSAVCMQKSLIS, from the coding sequence ATGCCCATCGTTCCGGCAACCTCCGCCGACCGACCTTCCATTGTCGATCTGCTCAGCAGGGTCGGCCTCCCGCACGACGACCTCTCAAACAACCTGCTGTCCCACTTCTGTGTGCTCCGAACGAACGGGGTGGTGCAGGGCACCGTGGGACTTGAACCCGTCGAGCGGGCCGCCCTGCTCCGGTCCCTGGCCGTTCACCCGAACGTACGCGGACAGGGACACGGCACGGCGTTGGTGCAGGCAGCAGAAGCACACGCGCGGACACAAAACCTCCACACGCTCTACCTGCTGACCACCACGGCGGCCCCGTTCTTTCGAGACCGAGGATACACTCCTCACCCCCGGAACGCTGTGCCCTCCCCAATCGCCCAGACCGACGAGTTTTCCCGGCTCTGCCCCGACTCGGCGGTGTGCATGCAAAAATCACTAATCTCCTAG
- a CDS encoding endonuclease/exonuclease/phosphatase family protein: MIFLRRTLRALGWGLSIVLIAAFLVGYAAPYLSPTSFWWTDLFAVGVPALSVLIGPLSLLMCGWGWYHRTRGRLLLGIGLLVLLLLRFGPRLVAWTASESEPTALRIMTFNVPRAFAQTNSGTAMARFVRDEAPGVLAFQETHLHTTRHSPVALRRVSPTIQGILDDSIGYELPLLPHSTTLQQPVLGRIPLDSMSVHPLPPDGKQNARSRYTRTTFTWRGRSAVLYNVHLHSVGEARPWTLLPEEWTSWSRWNTFLRTYREGALRRAQQARLLRRRIARESRPVLIVGDFNSTPHQWAYQHLAEGLQNAILRRVRGWGATFPAQRPLVQIDHILAGPAWQITAAHIPPPTPQSPLSDHRPVVAHLQWK; the protein is encoded by the coding sequence GTGATTTTTCTCCGTCGCACACTACGGGCGCTGGGCTGGGGCCTCTCGATTGTGCTCATTGCTGCGTTTCTCGTCGGGTACGCCGCACCGTATCTCTCGCCCACTTCGTTCTGGTGGACCGATCTCTTCGCCGTAGGGGTGCCCGCCCTGAGTGTCCTCATCGGGCCATTAAGCCTTTTGATGTGCGGGTGGGGTTGGTATCATCGGACCCGAGGTCGTCTCCTGCTCGGCATCGGACTTCTCGTGTTGTTGCTCCTCCGCTTCGGTCCTCGCCTCGTCGCCTGGACCGCATCGGAGTCGGAGCCGACAGCGCTCCGCATCATGACGTTCAATGTCCCTCGCGCATTCGCCCAAACGAACTCGGGGACCGCCATGGCCCGATTCGTGCGTGACGAAGCTCCGGGCGTGCTTGCCTTTCAAGAAACCCACCTCCACACAACCCGCCATTCTCCCGTTGCTCTCCGTCGGGTCTCCCCGACCATTCAGGGCATCCTCGATGATTCGATCGGCTACGAGCTTCCCCTTCTTCCACACTCCACCACCCTCCAACAACCCGTGCTCGGGCGGATCCCGCTCGACTCGATGAGTGTGCACCCGCTACCGCCAGACGGGAAACAGAACGCTCGATCGCGCTACACGCGCACCACGTTCACCTGGCGCGGACGATCGGCCGTACTCTACAATGTGCACCTGCACTCCGTGGGGGAGGCTCGTCCCTGGACCCTGCTCCCTGAGGAGTGGACCTCGTGGTCGCGCTGGAACACGTTCCTCCGAACCTACCGGGAGGGCGCGCTCCGACGCGCCCAACAGGCCCGGCTCCTCCGCCGCCGGATTGCCCGTGAGTCGCGGCCCGTATTGATCGTAGGAGACTTCAACAGTACGCCCCATCAGTGGGCCTACCAACACCTTGCGGAGGGGCTGCAAAATGCGATCCTCCGACGCGTGCGCGGCTGGGGCGCCACCTTTCCCGCCCAGCGGCCCCTGGTACAGATTGATCACATACTGGCGGGTCCAGCGTGGCAAATCACGGCCGCCCACATTCCCCCTCCCACGCCCCAATCTCCTCTCTCCGATCACCGACCCGTGGTTGCTCACCTCCAATGGAAGTAG
- the phoU gene encoding phosphate signaling complex protein PhoU: MPTRLTREIAELRSRLLDMATIVAEQFTDAVEALMTHDEALAEQVVVRDREVDRLELEVDKSCERIMARHQPVATDLRTLLTVEKINTDLERIGDHCRNVARNTKHVTEVPSILNSLHLRKMSETARRMLDDAKQAFLDQDADLARRIPELDDEVDRLHEKNFQALVEYIQEHPEHAEVAAHLITASKAVERISDHSINIAKGVVFLIEGVDIRHAGVQEASTGDGEVSSR, from the coding sequence ATGCCCACCCGCCTCACCCGCGAGATTGCCGAACTGCGCAGTCGTCTGCTCGACATGGCCACCATCGTGGCCGAACAGTTCACCGACGCCGTTGAGGCTCTGATGACGCACGACGAGGCTCTTGCCGAGCAGGTCGTGGTGCGCGATCGAGAAGTGGATCGGCTGGAGCTGGAGGTCGACAAGTCGTGCGAGCGCATCATGGCGCGTCATCAGCCGGTGGCCACCGACCTGCGCACCCTGCTTACTGTGGAGAAGATCAATACCGATCTGGAGCGAATCGGCGACCACTGCCGCAACGTGGCGCGCAATACGAAGCACGTAACGGAGGTGCCCAGCATTCTGAATTCCCTCCACCTTCGGAAGATGAGCGAAACCGCTCGGCGGATGCTCGATGATGCCAAGCAGGCCTTTCTGGATCAGGATGCCGACCTGGCGCGGCGAATCCCGGAGCTGGACGACGAGGTGGATCGCCTGCACGAGAAGAATTTTCAGGCGCTCGTTGAATACATCCAGGAGCATCCCGAGCACGCCGAGGTGGCCGCCCATCTGATAACGGCCAGTAAGGCGGTGGAGCGCATCTCCGACCACTCCATCAACATCGCAAAGGGCGTGGTTTTCCTTATTGAGGGAGTCGATATCCGCCACGCCGGCGTTCAGGAAGCGTCCACCGGCGATGGAGAAGTCTCGTCCCGGTAG
- a CDS encoding glycosyltransferase family 4 protein, giving the protein MANLGGMQRVALKLHDALTDKAREAEQSPSDSFHYDSLLLRSSWRWVHVRTPFFLAGTAARLVRAARRDEVDVVLFSSMVTAALAAPLQGVFRRHGVRTAAIVHGLDVTTPFPPYQWFVPKVFEALDAVFPVSRATARACLQRSASTNQVHVVPNGIDTDRFDAPQGRAAAREALEDIHSPPPADALLLCSVGRQVKRKGTAWFVDQVMPTLPSDVHYWIAGDGPQDEAIQAAIDRHDLGGRVRRLGRISNEALARLYRGADLFVMPNIPVEDDLEGFGIVLLEAGQCATPAVAARLEGIQDVITDGVNGHLVEPQDPAAFRDAILQYRQAPDALAEAAQRALTHTVETFSWPSVANLYVSALRTLYESGTPPAPSVSAPVEDPLPSTT; this is encoded by the coding sequence ATGGCCAATCTCGGGGGCATGCAACGCGTGGCCCTCAAACTCCACGACGCACTGACGGACAAGGCTCGTGAGGCGGAGCAGTCCCCGAGCGACTCGTTTCACTACGACTCACTCCTGCTCCGGAGCAGTTGGCGTTGGGTGCATGTGCGCACGCCCTTCTTCTTGGCCGGGACTGCTGCTCGTCTCGTTCGGGCGGCTCGTCGCGACGAGGTGGACGTGGTTCTGTTTTCCTCAATGGTAACCGCTGCCTTGGCCGCTCCGCTGCAGGGCGTGTTTCGGCGCCACGGGGTGCGGACGGCCGCAATCGTGCACGGGTTGGACGTCACGACTCCCTTCCCGCCGTACCAGTGGTTTGTCCCAAAGGTCTTCGAGGCTCTCGATGCTGTGTTTCCCGTAAGTCGGGCTACGGCCCGAGCATGTCTCCAGCGGAGCGCCTCGACCAATCAGGTGCACGTTGTGCCCAATGGCATCGATACCGACCGCTTCGACGCGCCTCAGGGCCGAGCCGCCGCTCGGGAGGCACTGGAGGACATACATTCGCCTCCTCCGGCTGATGCTCTTCTGCTCTGCAGCGTCGGGCGACAGGTGAAGCGAAAAGGAACGGCGTGGTTTGTGGATCAGGTGATGCCCACGCTCCCGTCGGATGTGCACTACTGGATTGCCGGAGACGGTCCGCAGGACGAGGCGATTCAGGCCGCCATTGATCGGCACGACCTGGGGGGGCGTGTGCGTCGCCTCGGTCGCATTTCGAATGAGGCACTGGCTCGTTTGTACCGCGGGGCCGACCTATTTGTGATGCCCAACATTCCTGTCGAAGATGACCTGGAGGGCTTTGGAATTGTGCTTCTGGAGGCCGGACAGTGCGCCACGCCCGCCGTTGCGGCGCGGCTTGAGGGGATCCAGGATGTCATCACGGATGGAGTGAATGGGCACCTCGTAGAGCCACAGGATCCGGCGGCCTTCCGCGACGCCATTCTCCAGTACCGACAGGCCCCGGACGCCCTGGCCGAGGCTGCCCAGCGAGCGCTCACGCACACGGTCGAGACGTTCAGTTGGCCGTCGGTCGCCAATCTGTACGTCTCTGCGCTCCGGACGCTGTACGAGTCCGGCACGCCCCCGGCGCCATCGGTGTCGGCCCCTGTGGAGGACCCTTTGCCCAGCACCACCTAG